From a region of the Hymenobacter jejuensis genome:
- a CDS encoding YciI family protein produces MAKFVITFNLPDFFDEEFLALIPPHRALVNQLIEANIVEAYAISATRTRGWITMNGETPEAVRAIVEQFPLYRFFRRVEIDELFLFDSSTSRFPRVSLN; encoded by the coding sequence ATGGCCAAATTTGTCATCACCTTCAACCTGCCCGACTTCTTCGACGAAGAGTTTCTGGCCCTGATTCCACCGCACCGGGCGCTGGTTAACCAGCTCATCGAAGCCAACATCGTGGAAGCCTACGCCATCAGCGCCACTCGTACCCGGGGCTGGATCACCATGAACGGCGAAACCCCGGAAGCCGTGCGGGCCATCGTCGAGCAATTCCCGCTCTACCGGTTTTTCCGCCGCGTCGAAATAGACGAGCTTTTCCTATTCGACAGCAGTACGTCCCGGTTTCCGCGCGTCAGCCTCAATTAG
- a CDS encoding glycosyltransferase family 2 protein, which yields MHFSVITPTHNRRQFLPEAVASVRASITAPLDITFEQLICENGSTDDTATWLREAAKQDGAPVRYWSQKIKSLPGPARNTVIKHAPAEAWLVPLDDDDIMLQRNLFHYADLIQQNSSAQWFVADFLRMDQERRYLPGEDYYAWRFDSPTDMLRAIFKAEHFIQGNVCYSHKLFEEVGGYDETLPMAEDLDLYVRFLLAGHQPVISPHISHLHRFHTSNISVGVDADKHGNDLREIYDRYAQELGKQGIERP from the coding sequence ATGCACTTTAGCGTTATTACTCCGACTCACAACCGCCGCCAATTCCTGCCCGAAGCTGTGGCCAGCGTTCGGGCCAGCATCACGGCCCCCCTTGACATTACGTTCGAGCAGTTAATCTGCGAAAATGGCTCTACCGACGACACTGCCACTTGGCTTCGCGAAGCAGCCAAGCAAGACGGCGCCCCGGTGCGCTACTGGAGCCAGAAAATCAAGTCGTTGCCCGGCCCCGCCCGCAACACGGTAATCAAGCACGCGCCCGCCGAGGCATGGCTGGTTCCGCTGGACGACGACGACATTATGCTCCAGCGTAATTTGTTTCATTATGCCGATCTGATTCAGCAAAACTCTAGCGCACAATGGTTTGTGGCAGATTTCCTGCGCATGGACCAGGAGCGCCGCTACCTGCCCGGCGAAGATTATTACGCTTGGCGCTTCGACTCGCCCACCGACATGCTCCGGGCAATTTTCAAGGCCGAGCATTTCATTCAGGGCAACGTCTGCTACAGCCACAAGCTGTTTGAAGAAGTCGGGGGCTACGACGAAACCCTGCCCATGGCCGAAGACCTAGACTTGTATGTACGTTTCTTGCTGGCGGGGCATCAGCCGGTCATCTCGCCGCACATCAGTCACCTGCACCGCTTCCACACTAGCAACATCAGCGTCGGTGTTGATGCCGACAAGCACGGTAACGACCTGCGCGAGATTTACGATCGCTACGCGCAAGAGCTTGGTAAGCAAGGGATTGAACGACCTTGA
- a CDS encoding metal-dependent hydrolase family protein, with product MTTLYSKPYLKRFLGLTLLLLPQLLRAQPGIATTATSTLLRPAAVFDGQELHSGWVVLVTGNKIVAAGPAAQVSVLAGTRTLELTGQTLLPGLIEGHSHLLLHPYNETSWNDQVNTESLALRVARATAHAQRTLLAGFTTARDLGTEGAGFADVGLKQAIDQGIIPGPRLLVATRALVASGSYGPKLSVDVEVPQGAQEADGPEGVVRATREQIGKGADVVKVYSDYRWGKGEPSRPTFSQEELNLIVQTARAAGRPVVAHASTPEGMRRAVLAGVETIEHGDAGTPEIFKLMKQRGVALCPTVAAGDAVSQYLGWRKGQDPEPERIREKRVSIAAARKAGVTFAMGGDVGVFAHGDNAREMELLVREYGFTPLEVLQEATSGNARIFHLTDRGSISAGLLADLVSVTGDPTKDVAALRQVQLVMKDGAMYKQP from the coding sequence ATGACCACTTTATATTCAAAACCTTATCTGAAGCGTTTTTTGGGGCTGACCTTGTTGTTACTGCCTCAGCTGTTGCGGGCCCAGCCGGGTATAGCGACTACTGCCACTTCCACCTTGCTGCGCCCAGCGGCCGTTTTTGATGGGCAGGAGTTGCATTCGGGCTGGGTAGTGCTGGTAACCGGAAACAAAATTGTGGCCGCGGGCCCGGCCGCGCAAGTCAGTGTGCTCGCCGGAACGCGCACCCTAGAACTAACAGGCCAAACCTTGTTGCCGGGCCTGATCGAAGGTCATTCGCACCTGCTGCTCCACCCCTACAACGAAACCTCCTGGAACGACCAAGTGAACACGGAGTCGTTGGCCTTACGCGTGGCCCGCGCCACTGCCCACGCCCAGCGTACGCTGCTGGCTGGCTTCACCACCGCCCGCGACCTCGGCACGGAAGGCGCCGGATTTGCCGATGTGGGGTTGAAACAAGCTATTGATCAAGGCATTATACCAGGCCCGCGCCTGCTGGTGGCTACGCGGGCGTTGGTGGCGTCGGGCAGCTACGGACCTAAGCTTTCCGTGGATGTGGAAGTACCACAGGGCGCCCAAGAAGCCGACGGCCCCGAAGGCGTGGTGCGCGCCACCCGCGAGCAGATCGGCAAAGGGGCCGACGTCGTCAAGGTGTATTCCGATTATCGTTGGGGCAAAGGCGAACCTTCGCGCCCTACGTTTTCGCAGGAAGAACTCAACCTGATTGTGCAGACGGCACGCGCCGCGGGCCGCCCGGTAGTAGCCCACGCGTCGACGCCCGAGGGCATGCGCCGCGCCGTTCTGGCGGGCGTCGAAACCATCGAGCACGGCGACGCCGGCACGCCGGAAATCTTCAAGCTGATGAAACAACGCGGCGTTGCGCTCTGCCCAACGGTGGCTGCCGGCGATGCCGTGTCGCAATACTTAGGCTGGCGCAAAGGCCAAGATCCAGAGCCCGAACGCATTCGCGAGAAACGCGTGAGCATAGCGGCAGCGCGCAAAGCCGGGGTAACCTTCGCAATGGGCGGCGACGTGGGCGTATTTGCCCACGGCGACAACGCCCGCGAAATGGAACTACTGGTGCGCGAATACGGCTTCACACCCCTCGAAGTGCTACAAGAAGCTACCAGCGGCAATGCCCGCATCTTTCACCTCACCGACCGCGGCAGCATTAGCGCCGGGTTGCTTGCCGATTTAGTCTCTGTCACCGGCGACCCCACGAAAGACGTAGCCGCCCTGAGACAGGTGCAGCTGGTGATGAAAGATGGGGCGATGTATAAGCAGCCATAG
- a CDS encoding YkvA family protein translates to MSTLAEKGLRIAKNAVFNVFLRRATKLLGKPFAVAVTLREVAAKLDDQDSKKGPIQQTIDMVRTLIRLVGAFVRGSYRQIETTTIISGLAVLLYVLSPVDLVPDFLPVVGFLDDLALMSWFIGKFRDELIRFQKWEKTSALAITGTAPEPARSDRSLPPVAELGHS, encoded by the coding sequence ATGTCTACTCTCGCCGAAAAAGGCCTTCGGATTGCTAAAAACGCCGTTTTCAATGTTTTCCTCCGACGCGCCACCAAGCTCCTGGGCAAACCCTTTGCCGTGGCCGTGACCCTGCGAGAAGTGGCCGCCAAGCTCGACGACCAGGATAGCAAAAAGGGCCCTATTCAGCAAACCATCGACATGGTGCGCACGCTCATTCGGTTGGTAGGCGCTTTTGTCCGCGGCTCGTACCGCCAAATCGAGACTACCACGATCATATCGGGGCTGGCCGTGCTGCTTTATGTGCTTTCGCCCGTGGATCTGGTACCTGATTTCCTGCCCGTCGTGGGTTTTCTGGACGACCTGGCGTTGATGAGCTGGTTTATCGGCAAGTTCCGCGACGAACTGATCCGCTTTCAGAAGTGGGAAAAAACGTCTGCTCTCGCCATAACGGGCACAGCCCCCGAACCAGCCAGAAGCGACCGAAGCCTGCCTCCGGTGGCAGAGTTGGGCCATTCCTGA
- a CDS encoding T9SS-dependent choice-of-anchor J family protein encodes MQNHLRFLRFLTGVVILLLVASGAFAQVTLSTSPYSENFDGVGGGLPAGFTVRTGATATVLGTAATPIVAPTVWNSTSSGFKNVASSTDLTAASTTDEQNAATNRALAVRQTGTFGDPGAAFVFQLANTTRKAGFKLTFQLQSLDATSPRTTTWRVDYGIGATPASFTTVTTTPANPTTGGTSFSSTAVTANFGSQLDNATEPVWIRVVALAASTGSGNRPTSALDDFSLAWSDIAANTPTLAVTPTSLSFGNQNISSESATQSYSLTATDLTDDVTVTAPAGFAVSKSNSAGFAATLAFTKAELATTQTVYVRFAPTAGGPASGSVTNVSPGAQSKSVTVSGTGIDPNNLVFSFDNCATTVSDGWTQFSVTGDQTWACTTFGHDAADATGKASKPNGVQINGFANGTNVTNEDWFISPAFNTASFTFPLLSFWSRVAFNGAPLQLRVSTDYSGSGNPNAAGVTWTDLDAFFPAIGTDTWTLSTVDLSAYKAATVYVAFVYNATTEEGARWTIDDISLRNSTTAPPPSVATTASSLDFGYQPQNTTATQTFTVTFRNLRGPGTITASGTGFQISKNGTTFDNVLTYTADEANGVPQTVTVRFSPTQAQQNYSGSLTLASLEATSVTVALSGNTFNPDNTLEVVNWNLEWFGSPQNGPTNDDQQQANVRTVLNSLQADIYGLVEVVDTVRLGSIVRQLPGGGYTYKVSDFGSFADNAQDADYASAQKLAFVYKTSIFKNVTISSLFRCTQAENCSEYNYWSSGRFPYLMDADVTLNGITKHFTFVLIHAKANTSPTATSYDRRKNAADGLKAKLDADYANSNVVILGDFNDDLDVTITTGLTTTITSYSAFTTDPANYTALTLPLSQAGLRSTVSYNDIIDHVVVTNDVVPFYLPNSATILTGVANLVPNYGNTTTDHYPVQTRYTFGTALAAHGAKPLNDRLELYPNPATTTLRLRVPETGKSLKLQVNAVDGRAVLTGTGSLEQLNQQLSQRVSGLSPGVYFIRLAGPQQTYVKRFVKQ; translated from the coding sequence ATGCAAAATCATTTACGGTTTCTCCGGTTTCTGACCGGAGTGGTTATTCTGTTGCTGGTTGCGTCCGGTGCTTTTGCGCAGGTGACGCTATCAACCAGCCCTTATTCTGAAAATTTTGACGGCGTCGGCGGAGGGTTGCCGGCTGGCTTTACGGTGCGCACGGGCGCGACAGCTACTGTGTTGGGTACAGCAGCCACGCCCATCGTTGCACCAACCGTCTGGAATTCAACGTCTTCCGGCTTCAAAAATGTGGCTTCGTCCACCGACCTTACTGCGGCTTCTACCACTGATGAGCAGAACGCTGCGACCAACCGCGCGCTGGCGGTGCGCCAAACGGGTACTTTTGGTGACCCAGGGGCGGCTTTTGTGTTTCAGCTAGCCAACACCACCCGCAAAGCCGGCTTTAAGCTCACTTTTCAGCTGCAATCGCTGGATGCCACCTCCCCGCGCACGACCACTTGGCGCGTCGATTACGGAATTGGTGCTACGCCGGCCTCGTTTACCACCGTTACCACCACACCTGCCAACCCGACGACGGGCGGCACCAGCTTCTCTTCTACCGCCGTTACAGCTAATTTTGGCAGCCAACTCGACAACGCAACGGAGCCTGTCTGGATTCGGGTGGTGGCGCTGGCCGCGTCCACGGGCAGTGGCAACCGGCCCACGTCCGCCCTCGACGATTTCAGTTTGGCGTGGAGCGACATTGCCGCCAATACGCCAACGCTGGCTGTTACGCCTACCAGCTTATCCTTTGGCAATCAGAATATTAGCTCCGAATCAGCGACACAGTCCTACTCTCTTACGGCGACTGATCTGACCGACGATGTGACGGTGACGGCACCCGCGGGCTTTGCAGTTTCCAAAAGCAACTCGGCCGGATTTGCCGCCACACTAGCCTTTACGAAAGCCGAACTTGCCACCACCCAAACGGTATACGTACGCTTCGCTCCCACCGCGGGCGGCCCCGCTTCGGGCTCTGTTACGAACGTTAGCCCCGGCGCCCAGAGCAAAAGCGTGACGGTAAGCGGCACCGGCATCGACCCCAACAACTTGGTTTTCAGCTTCGACAACTGCGCCACAACGGTTTCCGATGGCTGGACGCAGTTTAGCGTAACCGGCGACCAGACGTGGGCTTGCACCACTTTCGGCCACGATGCCGCCGATGCTACGGGCAAGGCCAGCAAACCTAACGGGGTGCAAATCAATGGGTTCGCCAATGGCACCAACGTAACGAACGAAGACTGGTTTATTTCGCCGGCCTTCAACACGGCCAGTTTTACCTTCCCGCTGCTTTCGTTTTGGAGCCGGGTAGCGTTCAACGGGGCCCCGCTGCAGCTGCGCGTGTCGACCGACTACTCGGGTTCGGGCAACCCCAATGCGGCCGGGGTAACGTGGACCGACCTCGACGCTTTCTTCCCCGCGATTGGGACGGATACGTGGACGCTCAGCACCGTAGATCTGAGCGCGTACAAAGCTGCGACGGTATATGTGGCCTTCGTGTACAACGCGACCACCGAGGAGGGCGCCCGCTGGACCATCGACGACATTAGTCTGCGCAACTCGACTACTGCTCCGCCGCCTTCGGTGGCCACCACCGCCAGCAGCCTGGATTTTGGGTATCAACCGCAAAATACCACTGCTACCCAAACCTTCACCGTCACGTTTCGCAACCTGCGCGGGCCGGGCACGATTACGGCTAGCGGCACTGGCTTTCAGATTTCGAAGAACGGCACGACGTTCGATAACGTGCTGACTTACACTGCCGACGAAGCCAACGGAGTGCCCCAAACCGTGACGGTGCGCTTCAGCCCGACGCAGGCCCAACAAAATTATTCGGGCTCGCTGACGCTGGCCTCGCTGGAAGCTACATCGGTGACGGTGGCGCTTTCGGGCAACACATTCAACCCCGACAACACGCTGGAAGTCGTCAACTGGAACCTCGAATGGTTTGGCTCGCCCCAAAATGGCCCCACCAACGACGACCAGCAACAAGCCAACGTGCGCACCGTGCTGAATTCGCTCCAAGCTGATATTTATGGCCTTGTGGAAGTGGTAGATACGGTGCGGCTGGGCAGCATTGTGCGGCAGTTGCCCGGCGGCGGCTACACTTATAAGGTGTCTGATTTTGGCTCATTCGCCGACAACGCCCAGGATGCCGACTACGCCAGCGCCCAGAAACTGGCTTTTGTGTACAAGACGAGCATTTTTAAGAACGTGACGATTTCATCGCTGTTCCGGTGTACGCAGGCCGAAAATTGCTCTGAGTACAATTATTGGTCGTCGGGCCGCTTCCCCTACCTGATGGACGCCGACGTGACCCTGAACGGCATCACCAAGCATTTCACCTTCGTATTGATTCATGCCAAGGCTAACACCAGCCCCACTGCCACGTCCTACGACCGCCGCAAAAATGCCGCCGATGGCCTGAAAGCCAAGCTGGATGCCGACTACGCGAACAGCAACGTGGTGATATTGGGTGACTTCAACGATGACCTCGACGTGACCATCACCACCGGCCTAACTACTACCATCACGTCGTACAGCGCCTTCACGACCGACCCGGCCAACTATACGGCCCTGACGCTGCCGCTGAGCCAGGCAGGCCTGCGCTCCACGGTGAGTTACAACGACATCATCGATCACGTCGTCGTGACCAACGATGTGGTGCCCTTTTACCTGCCCAACTCGGCTACCATCCTGACCGGCGTTGCTAACCTCGTACCCAATTACGGCAACACCACCACCGACCACTACCCCGTCCAGACGCGCTATACCTTCGGCACGGCACTGGCCGCGCACGGCGCTAAGCCACTGAACGACAGACTAGAACTCTACCCAAACCCTGCCACTACTACCCTGCGGCTGCGCGTGCCCGAAACCGGCAAGTCGCTGAAGCTCCAAGTAAATGCCGTGGATGGACGCGCAGTGCTGACGGGCACTGGTTCGCTGGAGCAGCTGAATCAGCAGCTTAGCCAGCGGGTTTCGGGCCTGAGTCCTGGCGTGTACTTTATCCGGTTGGCCGGCCCCCAACAAACCTATGTCAAACGGTTTGTAAAACAGTAA
- a CDS encoding type 1 glutamine amidotransferase: MKSLKIAILDMYDNFPNEGMRCIVQLVHRIQEEQLADISFDVFNVRAEVALPGLEYDIYISTGGPGSPLPSTEAWEQPYFSLIDSLFAWNRSQDRKKHLLLICHSFQLVSRHLGIGTLSKRKSTSFGIFPIHLTDDGQSDPVLQDLPEPFFAVDSRDYQVTSPHWERINALGVKVLCLEKDRPHVPLERALMALRFTDEVVGTQFHPEADGEGMLRYFLTEEKRQQVVANYGEAKYNDMVRLLQDPNAIELTESVIIPTFLRRAVASFTAFSEVPTRIAEPNASIA, from the coding sequence ATGAAATCATTAAAAATTGCCATTCTGGACATGTACGACAACTTCCCCAATGAGGGAATGCGTTGTATTGTTCAGCTAGTTCACCGCATTCAGGAAGAGCAGCTTGCCGATATTTCCTTTGACGTATTCAATGTGCGCGCCGAGGTGGCCCTACCGGGGCTGGAATACGACATCTACATTTCAACGGGCGGCCCAGGCAGCCCGCTTCCCTCTACCGAAGCCTGGGAGCAGCCCTATTTCTCGCTGATAGACAGCCTCTTCGCCTGGAACCGCAGCCAGGACCGCAAAAAGCATCTGTTGCTGATCTGCCACTCATTTCAGCTGGTGAGCCGGCATCTGGGCATCGGTACGCTGAGCAAGCGCAAGTCTACTTCGTTCGGCATTTTCCCGATTCACCTCACCGACGACGGCCAATCCGATCCGGTATTGCAGGACCTACCTGAGCCTTTCTTCGCTGTCGATTCGCGCGACTACCAAGTAACCAGCCCGCACTGGGAGCGCATCAATGCATTGGGTGTGAAGGTGTTATGCCTCGAAAAAGATCGCCCACACGTACCGCTGGAGCGTGCCCTCATGGCGCTGCGCTTCACCGACGAGGTAGTGGGCACCCAATTTCATCCCGAAGCCGACGGCGAAGGGATGTTGCGCTACTTTTTGACCGAAGAAAAACGCCAACAAGTCGTCGCCAACTACGGCGAGGCCAAATACAACGATATGGTACGGCTCCTGCAAGATCCGAACGCCATCGAGCTGACCGAATCAGTGATTATTCCTACGTTTTTGCGCCGGGCCGTTGCCAGCTTCACGGCTTTCAGCGAGGTGCCTACGCGAATTGCGGAGCCAAATGCTTCGATTGCTTAA
- a CDS encoding carboxylate-amine ligase → MPVFTLGIEEEFQTIDPETRDLRSHMSSIVEGGKLMLHEQVKAEMHQSVVEVGTNICQNIQEAREQVSYLRQMVIDLAGKVGLKIAAAGTHPFSRWQDQPITPDARYDKIVEELQEAARSNLVFGMHVHIGIENREIGVYMMNALRYFLPHIFALSTNSPFWEGRETGYKSFRTKVFERFPRTGIPDYFTSAGEYDEYIKLLVKTGCIDNGKKIWWDLRLHPFFNTIEYRICDMPLRVDETIALAAVMQALVAKIYKLKNSNLNFRLYRKALLNENKWRAARYGIDGKLIDFGKEEEVPTRALIHELLEFVDDVVDELGSRKEVEHVLNILETGTGADRQLNVFRQTNDLKQVVDFVIQETSYGL, encoded by the coding sequence ATGCCCGTTTTCACGCTTGGAATAGAAGAGGAATTTCAGACCATCGATCCGGAAACGCGCGACCTGCGTTCCCACATGTCCTCGATTGTGGAAGGCGGCAAGCTGATGTTGCACGAGCAGGTGAAGGCCGAAATGCACCAATCGGTGGTGGAAGTCGGCACGAACATTTGCCAAAACATTCAGGAGGCGCGCGAGCAAGTGAGCTACCTGCGCCAGATGGTGATCGATTTGGCCGGCAAAGTGGGGTTGAAGATTGCGGCGGCCGGAACGCATCCGTTTTCGCGCTGGCAGGATCAGCCCATCACGCCCGATGCCCGCTACGACAAGATCGTGGAGGAATTGCAGGAGGCGGCCCGCTCCAACCTCGTGTTTGGCATGCACGTGCACATCGGCATTGAGAATCGCGAGATTGGCGTGTACATGATGAATGCGCTGCGCTATTTTCTGCCGCACATTTTTGCGCTTTCCACCAACTCGCCGTTCTGGGAAGGCCGCGAAACCGGTTACAAGTCTTTCAGGACCAAAGTGTTCGAGCGTTTCCCGCGCACCGGCATTCCGGATTATTTTACCAGCGCCGGCGAATACGACGAGTACATCAAGCTGCTGGTGAAGACCGGCTGCATCGACAACGGCAAGAAGATCTGGTGGGATTTGCGCCTGCATCCGTTCTTCAACACCATCGAATACCGCATCTGCGACATGCCCCTGCGCGTCGACGAAACCATCGCGCTGGCGGCCGTTATGCAGGCGTTGGTGGCCAAAATCTATAAACTCAAAAATAGCAACCTCAACTTCCGGCTCTACCGCAAGGCGCTGCTCAACGAAAACAAGTGGCGCGCCGCCCGCTACGGCATCGACGGCAAGCTGATCGACTTCGGCAAAGAGGAGGAAGTGCCGACGCGCGCCCTGATTCACGAACTGCTTGAGTTCGTGGATGATGTGGTGGATGAGCTTGGCAGCCGCAAGGAGGTGGAGCATGTGCTGAACATCCTAGAAACCGGTACCGGGGCCGATCGGCAGCTCAACGTTTTCCGGCAAACGAATGATTTAAAGCAAGTTGTGGATTTTGTCATTCAGGAAACCTCGTACGGGCTCTGA
- a CDS encoding ATP-grasp domain-containing protein translates to MKKIGILFGQENTFPQAFVERVNQKTSGRFMAEFVSIDLVEQNVPTDYAVIIDRISQDVPFYRAYLKNAALTGTAVINNPFWWSADEKFFNNALAVQLGVPVPRTLLLPSKQRPDDTSENSFRNLRWTNWEEAFQKIGFPAFMKPHSGGGWKSVYKLDNPHDFFRAYEETGQLVMLLQEAIDFTDYFRCYCIGGKDVLIMPYEPRNEPHLRYATEMKTTGDAGKKLMATMKDYVLKLNHGLGYDFNTVEFAVRDGIPIAIDFGNPAPDADVNSVGQQNFEWVVEAAANLAIERANAFKPGQDNLTWGTFVHNSAARSVPAAAPAKKAAAKRPAAKKETAEKAAPKPRKTTKKE, encoded by the coding sequence ATGAAAAAAATAGGAATCCTCTTCGGTCAGGAAAACACGTTCCCACAGGCCTTTGTCGAGCGGGTAAACCAGAAAACGTCGGGCAGGTTTATGGCCGAATTTGTCAGCATTGATCTGGTCGAGCAGAACGTGCCCACCGACTACGCCGTGATCATCGACCGCATTTCGCAGGACGTGCCATTTTACCGGGCTTACCTTAAAAACGCGGCCCTCACCGGCACGGCGGTCATCAACAACCCGTTCTGGTGGTCGGCCGACGAAAAGTTCTTTAACAATGCGCTGGCCGTGCAACTCGGTGTGCCCGTGCCGCGCACGCTGCTGCTGCCTTCGAAGCAACGCCCCGACGATACGTCCGAGAACTCGTTCCGTAACCTGCGCTGGACGAACTGGGAAGAAGCTTTCCAAAAGATTGGTTTTCCGGCGTTTATGAAACCTCACTCCGGTGGTGGCTGGAAAAGCGTATACAAACTCGACAACCCGCACGACTTTTTCCGGGCCTACGAAGAAACCGGTCAGCTGGTAATGCTGCTCCAGGAAGCCATCGACTTCACCGACTATTTCCGCTGCTACTGCATCGGGGGCAAGGATGTGCTCATTATGCCCTATGAGCCGCGCAACGAGCCGCATTTGCGCTACGCCACCGAGATGAAAACCACTGGCGATGCGGGTAAAAAGCTGATGGCCACCATGAAAGACTACGTGCTCAAGCTCAACCACGGCCTGGGTTACGACTTCAATACCGTAGAATTTGCGGTGCGCGACGGCATCCCGATCGCCATCGACTTCGGCAACCCCGCCCCCGATGCCGACGTGAACTCGGTGGGCCAGCAAAATTTCGAGTGGGTAGTGGAAGCCGCTGCTAATCTGGCCATTGAGCGCGCCAACGCCTTTAAGCCCGGCCAAGACAACCTGACTTGGGGCACGTTTGTGCACAATTCGGCGGCCCGGTCTGTGCCGGCCGCGGCTCCTGCCAAAAAAGCCGCTGCCAAACGCCCAGCCGCCAAGAAAGAGACGGCCGAAAAAGCTGCTCCAAAGCCCAGAAAGACTACTAAAAAAGAGTAA
- a CDS encoding alpha/beta fold hydrolase, translating to MQEHYRPFYSHHLGHDLEMLVFGQMGYPIVVFPTSMGRYYEAKDFLLVDSVRWFLDNNKIKLYCIDSVDRHTWYAKHLHPSVRIDNHTRYDQMLSEELFPMLQRECHVDKIGVAGCSFGGYQALNYAFRHPEQVAHLFTMGAAFDIKQFLDGHYDDNVYYHNPPDFMSNANSDLFQHMNIVLGTAEHDFCKGSNYQMSEILTRKGIQHWLDVRPHGTHDWPVWREMFPHYLSLLP from the coding sequence GTGCAGGAACATTACCGGCCCTTTTACTCGCATCACCTCGGCCACGATCTCGAAATGCTGGTTTTTGGCCAGATGGGCTACCCTATCGTCGTCTTTCCGACCTCTATGGGACGGTATTACGAAGCGAAGGACTTCCTGCTCGTCGACTCGGTCCGGTGGTTTCTCGACAACAACAAAATCAAGCTCTACTGCATCGACAGCGTCGACCGGCATACGTGGTACGCCAAGCACTTGCATCCGTCGGTACGGATTGACAACCATACGCGTTACGACCAAATGCTTAGCGAAGAGCTCTTTCCGATGTTGCAGCGCGAATGCCACGTCGACAAGATTGGCGTGGCGGGCTGTAGCTTTGGCGGATATCAGGCGCTGAATTACGCGTTTCGCCACCCCGAGCAGGTGGCGCACCTCTTCACCATGGGCGCCGCGTTCGACATCAAACAATTTCTGGACGGGCACTACGACGACAACGTCTACTACCACAACCCGCCCGATTTTATGTCCAATGCCAACAGCGACCTTTTTCAGCACATGAACATCGTGCTGGGCACGGCCGAACACGATTTCTGCAAAGGCTCGAACTACCAAATGTCGGAAATCCTGACCCGCAAGGGCATCCAACACTGGCTCGACGTCCGCCCCCACGGCACCCACGACTGGCCCGTGTGGCGCGAGATGTTTCCGCATTACCTGTCGCTGTTGCCTTAG